In a single window of the Candidatus Fusobacterium pullicola genome:
- a CDS encoding ABC transporter substrate-binding protein codes for MKKVLKFISILCLILLTACGKEKVENKNSVSEVKEIVIGTPSFANTLETTEQYFSWTVARYGVGETLTKFDEKGELVPLLAESWENSKDGKSWKFKIREGVKFSDGTLMTSESVKNSLERTFKLNQRANTFFIPKSIVADKNYLIIETEKPVTTLPGCLADPLFIIVNTEADTTKFAMEGPISTGPYVVEKFNPTEYCSVVRNENYWGGEVPFDRVVFKYINDQATRSLALQSGEIQMAYSLKPENLVDFKNNDKYNIQSIKSLRGTFAFMNENGILKDKVLRQAINRALNKEVYTTVLLGGAATPGKAPVPPTLNFGFDQLVDENTYNPENAKEILAKAGYKDIDGDGYLETPDGQKIELNFVIYTSREELKVYAQAAQVSLKEIGIKVKLITVSYETVLKYRDSGNFDLLIWNVLVANSGDPENYLRENWYSKASTNQTGYNNPKVDALLDELSSEFDPDKRRELIIEIQQLIMDDCATIFFGYETAYLISSTKLKNVVMYPMDYYWLTDKMSF; via the coding sequence ATGAAAAAAGTATTAAAATTTATTTCAATATTATGTTTAATATTGTTAACAGCCTGTGGAAAGGAGAAGGTTGAAAATAAAAATTCAGTAAGTGAAGTTAAGGAAATAGTAATAGGAACACCTAGTTTTGCTAACACTTTAGAAACAACAGAACAGTATTTTAGTTGGACAGTAGCAAGATATGGAGTTGGAGAAACACTTACAAAATTTGATGAAAAAGGAGAGTTAGTACCACTATTAGCAGAGAGTTGGGAAAATAGTAAAGATGGAAAAAGTTGGAAATTTAAAATAAGAGAGGGAGTAAAATTTTCAGATGGAACATTAATGACATCAGAAAGTGTAAAAAACTCTTTAGAGCGTACTTTTAAGTTAAATCAGAGAGCTAATACATTTTTTATTCCAAAGAGTATAGTAGCAGATAAAAATTATTTAATAATTGAAACTGAAAAGCCAGTGACAACACTTCCAGGATGTCTTGCAGATCCTCTTTTCATAATTGTAAATACAGAAGCTGATACAACAAAATTTGCTATGGAGGGGCCTATTTCAACAGGACCATATGTTGTAGAGAAATTTAATCCAACAGAGTATTGTTCAGTAGTTAGAAATGAAAATTACTGGGGAGGAGAGGTTCCATTTGATCGTGTGGTATTTAAATATATAAATGACCAAGCAACACGTTCTTTAGCACTACAAAGTGGAGAAATTCAAATGGCATACAGTCTAAAGCCAGAAAATTTAGTTGATTTTAAAAATAATGATAAGTATAATATTCAAAGTATAAAGTCATTAAGAGGAACTTTTGCTTTTATGAATGAAAATGGAATTTTAAAAGATAAAGTATTACGTCAAGCTATAAATAGAGCTTTGAATAAAGAGGTTTATACAACTGTTTTATTAGGAGGAGCAGCAACTCCAGGAAAAGCACCAGTACCACCAACATTAAATTTTGGATTTGATCAACTTGTTGATGAAAACACATATAATCCTGAAAATGCAAAGGAAATTTTAGCTAAGGCTGGATATAAAGATATTGATGGAGATGGGTATTTAGAAACTCCAGATGGGCAAAAAATAGAGTTAAACTTTGTTATCTATACAAGTAGAGAAGAGTTAAAAGTTTATGCACAAGCGGCTCAAGTTAGTTTAAAAGAGATTGGAATAAAAGTAAAATTAATAACAGTAAGTTATGAAACAGTATTAAAATATAGAGATAGTGGAAATTTTGATTTACTTATATGGAATGTTTTAGTTGCTAATAGTGGAGATCCTGAAAACTATTTACGTGAGAACTGGTATAGTAAAGCTTCTACAAATCAAACTGGATATAATAATCCAAAAGTAGATGCTTTATTAGATGAGCTTTCATCAGAGTTTGATCCTGATAAGAGAAGAGAGTTAATTATAGAAATTCAACAACTCATAATGGATGATTGTGCAACAATCTTCTTTGGATATGAAACTGCTTACTTAATCTCTTCAACAAAATTAAAAAATGTAGTGATGTATCCAATGGATTACTATTGGTTAACAGATAAGATGTCATTTTAA
- a CDS encoding ABC transporter ATP-binding protein, whose product MLTLKNIGITYENGKVAVSDFNFDIKKGEIIGIVGESGSGKSTLIKSIVGGLPETTKIVGEVLFEGKNILNDKKFEKGRDITIVFQETRHTLNPIRKIGKQYIEYIRQHLKISKEEAEAKAIENLRKTNLPSPENIMNSYPYQLSGGMCQRVGIAMAMTFNPKILLADEPTSALDVTTQAQIVTELLHMREKFGTTMVVVTHSLGVAAYLADRLVVMKDGKIVETGKTEEVLKNPKSEYTKLLIASVPTLESEENYE is encoded by the coding sequence ATGCTAACTTTAAAAAATATTGGGATAACTTATGAGAATGGAAAGGTAGCAGTTTCAGATTTTAATTTTGATATAAAAAAAGGTGAAATTATAGGTATAGTAGGTGAGAGTGGAAGTGGAAAATCCACTCTCATTAAAAGTATTGTAGGAGGACTTCCTGAAACTACTAAGATAGTAGGAGAAGTACTATTTGAAGGAAAAAACATTTTAAATGATAAGAAGTTTGAAAAGGGAAGAGATATAACAATCGTTTTTCAAGAGACACGTCATACTCTTAATCCTATTAGAAAGATAGGAAAGCAATATATTGAATATATTAGACAACATCTCAAAATCTCAAAGGAAGAAGCCGAAGCTAAAGCAATAGAGAATTTGAGGAAAACAAATCTTCCATCTCCAGAAAATATAATGAACAGTTATCCATATCAGTTGAGTGGAGGAATGTGCCAAAGAGTAGGAATAGCTATGGCTATGACATTTAATCCTAAAATATTATTAGCAGATGAACCTACAAGTGCTCTAGATGTAACAACACAAGCTCAGATTGTTACTGAATTACTTCACATGAGAGAAAAATTTGGTACGACAATGGTAGTAGTGACACATAGCTTAGGAGTAGCTGCATATTTAGCTGATAGATTGGTTGTTATGAAAGATGGAAAAATTGTTGAAACTGGAAAAACAGAAGAGGTTTTAAAAAATCCAAA